One window of the Leptotrichia massiliensis genome contains the following:
- the efeB gene encoding iron uptake transporter deferrochelatase/peroxidase subunit, protein MSDENDKKWFDKKISRRDFLKKAGMVGAGAAIGASGASAIFANMFSGKANQVVGNEKISFYGEHQSGIATPVQKNVYFAVLDLHSTDREEIKQMFKDWTDYSEKLMKGELVAPELANHLVPPLDTGETVGLNPYRLTITFGISPSFLDKLKMDNKKMEEFKDLPHFPRDQIKDKYKGGDICIQACADDAQVAFHAVRNLVRKGRALITLKWTQAGFLPIGNGKETPRNLFGFKDGTENPKNDNDFKNVVWYDKDNWLKNGTFLIVRRIQMHLETWDRTNLQEQENTFGRYKESGAPFGETDEFATIDINKKGPDGKPILPIDSHVYLAKKADVKIARRAFSYSNGIDEVSGQFDAGLLFICFQKHPDQFIKIQNSLGNEDKLNEYITHIGTGIFACFGGIKKGEYIGQKLFE, encoded by the coding sequence ATGAGTGACGAAAATGATAAAAAATGGTTTGACAAAAAAATATCACGTCGTGATTTTTTGAAAAAAGCTGGAATGGTAGGAGCTGGAGCCGCAATTGGAGCAAGTGGAGCTAGTGCGATTTTTGCCAACATGTTCAGCGGTAAAGCAAATCAGGTTGTTGGAAATGAAAAGATTTCGTTTTATGGGGAACATCAGTCAGGAATTGCTACTCCTGTTCAAAAAAACGTCTATTTTGCGGTATTAGATTTACATTCTACGGATAGGGAAGAAATAAAGCAGATGTTTAAGGACTGGACAGATTATTCTGAAAAACTTATGAAAGGTGAACTTGTAGCTCCAGAACTTGCAAATCATTTAGTTCCTCCACTGGATACAGGAGAAACAGTGGGATTAAATCCATACCGTTTGACAATAACTTTTGGAATAAGTCCATCTTTTTTGGATAAATTGAAGATGGATAATAAGAAAATGGAAGAATTTAAGGATTTGCCACATTTTCCGAGAGACCAAATAAAGGACAAGTATAAAGGCGGAGATATTTGTATTCAGGCTTGTGCAGATGATGCACAGGTAGCATTTCACGCTGTGAGAAATCTTGTTCGTAAAGGTCGTGCCTTAATTACTTTAAAATGGACTCAAGCTGGTTTTTTACCAATTGGTAATGGAAAAGAAACTCCAAGAAATCTTTTTGGATTTAAAGATGGAACGGAAAATCCGAAAAATGATAATGATTTTAAAAATGTTGTTTGGTATGATAAAGATAATTGGCTGAAAAATGGGACTTTTCTTATTGTAAGACGTATTCAAATGCATCTTGAAACGTGGGATAGAACTAATTTGCAGGAGCAGGAAAATACGTTTGGAAGGTATAAGGAAAGCGGGGCTCCTTTTGGAGAAACAGATGAATTTGCAACAATTGACATAAATAAAAAAGGTCCAGACGGAAAACCAATTCTTCCTATTGATTCACATGTTTATCTTGCCAAAAAAGCTGACGTTAAAATAGCACGCCGTGCCTTTTCTTATTCTAATGGAATAGATGAAGTGAGCGGACAGTTTGACGCAGGACTGCTATTTATATGTTTCCAAAAACATCCTGATCAGTTTATAAAGATTCAGAACAGCTTAGGAAATGAAGATAAACTGAATGAATACATTACTCACATTGGAACAGGAATTTTTGCGTGTTTTGGAGGGATAAAGAAAGGAGAATACATTGGGCAGAAATTATTTGAATAA
- a CDS encoding pyridoxamine 5'-phosphate oxidase family protein — protein MGNTKVKMRRRDREITDNEKIKEIIKACDCCRLGLNDKGKVYIVPLNFGFTEENGNYTFYFHGARTGRKLDIIKQNNYVGFELDTNHKIYTKGDKACDYTTRFQSVIGNGKVEIIEDSQEKMKALLELMKHNTGKTEWEFDEQMLKAVCVFKLVVEEMSCKQHE, from the coding sequence ATGGGAAATACAAAAGTAAAAATGCGAAGACGGGACAGAGAAATTACAGACAATGAAAAAATAAAAGAAATTATAAAAGCCTGTGACTGTTGCCGTCTTGGCTTAAATGACAAGGGAAAAGTCTACATTGTACCACTAAATTTTGGCTTTACCGAAGAAAATGGAAACTATACATTTTACTTTCACGGTGCAAGAACAGGGAGAAAACTTGATATAATAAAACAAAATAACTACGTAGGATTTGAACTTGACACAAATCACAAAATTTACACAAAAGGTGATAAAGCCTGTGATTACACTACGAGATTCCAAAGTGTGATTGGAAATGGGAAAGTTGAGATTATTGAAGATTCACAGGAAAAAATGAAGGCACTGCTCGAATTGATGAAACATAATACTGGAAAAACAGAATGGGAGTTTGACGAGCAAATGTTGAAAGCGGTTTGTGTGTTTAAACTTGTGGTTGAGGAGATGAGTTGTAAGCAGCATGAGTGA
- a CDS encoding PolC-type DNA polymerase III, translating into MSTKYLKVKPSEDFFRKYGIKNFEIEYVNLFSRKKEMEIFIKVSSLVAHSEIQDLRQLLYKSFENGLKLKIKMDVNPELIQKDVVGFVKFAIENYKHESKRYQYIFASYEVESLENTVFIKLPSHHLIEEAKRTEAKEELTRKIYECMDNSIKIEFVNGDFEEVKAKIKAQNELNSVKASELPKYENVSMSNGNGNHYGGNGNFNNGNNGNGYSNGGNANGGNNKGNYKWKKIPDIDAMPFSTLDILNNGDDVALEGKIFNVDMKETKNGKLMCDFMITDYTDSVSCRIFFNTDEDIQVKLGEWVKVTGSFEADMYSGEKYVRTQRVEAIESKDIKKEDNATKKRIELHAHTNMSEMSGVMSIKDYAKRAKEFGHSGIAVTDYGVVHSFPFAFKEANEDFKVIFGMEAYVVDDEQDLITNPKDKMIEDEIYVVFDIETTGFDPFNDKIIEIGAVKMRGREIIGEFSEFVNPEIPIPPKITELTTITDEMVANAEKIETVLPRFLEFCTDTTVVAHNAKFDVGFIKQKTIEQGLEYSPSVIDTLPLARTLLPDSRGYGLANLVKYFRITLETHHRAVDDAKATAEVFQKFLNMILSKGILKLIEINTDLQPNIQNSETLNTMILVKNQPGLRDLYELVSRSNIEFFGMRRPRIPKTLLNSMRENLLIASSASASERNKGELVNLYLRGAEKDDIEEKARFYDYIEIHPHTNYADMVKRTSKEIESYDIIKEMNKYFYELGKSQNKIVVATGDTHYLEEREAINRNVLLLGSGTMWKTETSEGVRGYEFFNRKLYFKTTEEMLEAFDYLGEEVAQEVVVENTHKISDMIEQVRPIPTGFYPPKIDGAEDEVREMTYKKLEELYGENIDESLKERVEKELNSIIQNGFAVLYLIAQKLVHKSVDAGYLVGSRGSVGSSIVAYLMGITEVNGLYPHYRCPKCKHTEFMNEEGSGVDYPDKNCPECGTKYIKDGHAIPFEVFMGFNGDKVPDIDLNFSGEYQGEIHKYTEELFGSDNVFRAGTISTLAEKNAFGYVKKYLEEVEGTPEIKERKAEVMRIAKGCEGARKTTGQHPGGMIVVPKDKSIYDFCPIQRPANDMKSASKTTHFDYHVMDEQLVKLDILGHDDPTTLRILQDLTGVDIYTIPLDDKEVMSLFSGTEALGVTPDEIGSPTGTSGIPEFGTSFVKQMLVDTRPKTFAELVRISGLSHGTDVWLNNAQDYVRSGIATLSQIITVRDDIMNKLIDDGLDKSLAFSIMEFVRKGQPTKNREKWQEYSKTMKEHGVEQWYIDSCEKIKYMFPKGHAVAYVMMAVRIAYFKVHYPIEFYTAFLNRKVGDFKMTAMFRPVEELKRAKMEMDRKGNLNAKEKQELFLYEILIEMHYRKIELEQIDIYKSEAKLFTIQDGKIRMPLIAMDGLGDAVAENIVSERKVDFLSIEDLVKRTKLNKTIVELMKEYGCLKDLSATNQQTLF; encoded by the coding sequence ATGAGTACGAAGTATTTGAAGGTTAAGCCATCAGAAGATTTTTTTAGAAAATATGGAATTAAAAATTTTGAGATTGAGTACGTTAATCTTTTTTCTAGGAAAAAGGAGATGGAGATATTTATAAAGGTAAGCAGTCTGGTTGCACATAGTGAGATACAGGACTTGAGGCAGCTGCTTTATAAGAGTTTTGAGAATGGGTTGAAATTGAAGATTAAGATGGATGTTAATCCTGAGCTGATACAGAAGGATGTTGTTGGGTTTGTAAAATTTGCGATTGAGAATTATAAGCATGAGAGCAAGAGGTATCAGTATATTTTTGCAAGTTATGAAGTGGAAAGTCTTGAAAATACGGTGTTTATAAAATTACCATCGCACCATTTGATAGAAGAGGCAAAAAGAACTGAGGCAAAGGAAGAACTTACAAGAAAAATTTATGAATGTATGGACAATTCGATAAAAATTGAGTTTGTAAATGGGGATTTTGAGGAAGTGAAGGCTAAAATTAAGGCTCAAAATGAGTTAAATTCGGTAAAGGCAAGCGAACTCCCAAAGTATGAAAATGTTAGTATGAGCAATGGTAATGGAAATCATTACGGAGGAAACGGAAATTTTAATAACGGAAATAACGGAAACGGTTATTCAAATGGCGGGAATGCTAATGGAGGCAACAATAAAGGTAATTACAAATGGAAAAAAATTCCTGATATAGATGCAATGCCATTTTCTACACTTGATATTTTGAACAATGGTGATGATGTAGCACTAGAAGGAAAAATTTTTAATGTAGATATGAAGGAAACTAAGAATGGGAAGTTAATGTGTGATTTTATGATTACAGATTATACAGATTCTGTTAGTTGTAGAATATTCTTTAATACAGATGAGGATATTCAGGTAAAACTTGGGGAGTGGGTAAAGGTTACTGGAAGTTTTGAGGCAGATATGTATAGTGGGGAAAAATATGTCAGAACTCAAAGAGTGGAAGCTATTGAATCTAAAGATATAAAAAAAGAAGATAATGCTACGAAAAAAAGAATAGAACTTCATGCACATACGAATATGAGTGAAATGAGCGGAGTTATGTCGATTAAGGATTATGCAAAAAGAGCTAAAGAATTTGGGCATAGTGGGATTGCTGTGACAGATTACGGAGTAGTGCATTCATTTCCGTTTGCGTTTAAGGAAGCAAATGAGGATTTTAAAGTTATTTTTGGGATGGAGGCGTATGTAGTCGATGATGAGCAAGACTTGATTACAAATCCTAAGGACAAGATGATTGAAGATGAAATTTATGTTGTATTCGATATTGAAACCACAGGATTTGATCCGTTTAATGACAAGATAATTGAAATTGGGGCTGTAAAAATGCGTGGAAGGGAGATTATTGGAGAATTTTCTGAATTTGTAAATCCTGAAATTCCAATTCCGCCAAAAATAACAGAACTTACAACAATTACTGATGAAATGGTTGCAAATGCTGAAAAAATAGAAACTGTACTTCCAAGATTTCTAGAATTTTGTACTGATACGACAGTAGTCGCCCACAATGCGAAATTTGACGTGGGATTTATCAAGCAAAAAACTATTGAGCAAGGGCTTGAGTATTCTCCGAGCGTAATTGATACATTGCCTTTGGCTAGAACATTGCTTCCTGATTCGAGAGGATATGGACTTGCTAATCTAGTAAAATATTTCCGGATTACGCTTGAAACACACCATAGGGCTGTTGATGATGCAAAGGCTACTGCGGAAGTTTTTCAGAAATTTTTAAATATGATTTTAAGTAAAGGGATTTTGAAATTGATTGAGATTAATACGGATTTACAGCCGAATATTCAAAATTCTGAAACATTGAACACGATGATTTTGGTAAAAAATCAGCCTGGGCTTCGTGACCTGTACGAGCTTGTATCACGTTCCAACATAGAATTTTTTGGAATGAGAAGACCTAGAATACCAAAAACTTTGTTAAACAGCATGAGGGAAAATCTTTTAATTGCAAGTTCGGCTTCGGCTTCTGAAAGAAATAAGGGGGAACTTGTAAATCTTTATTTACGTGGGGCAGAAAAAGACGACATTGAGGAAAAAGCGAGATTTTATGATTATATCGAGATTCACCCACATACAAACTATGCTGACATGGTGAAAAGAACGAGCAAGGAAATTGAAAGTTACGATATAATAAAGGAAATGAACAAGTATTTTTATGAACTTGGAAAAAGTCAGAATAAAATTGTAGTTGCGACAGGAGATACCCATTATCTTGAAGAGCGTGAAGCAATTAACAGGAATGTTCTTCTTTTAGGAAGTGGAACAATGTGGAAAACTGAAACTTCGGAGGGAGTTAGAGGATATGAGTTTTTCAACAGAAAATTGTATTTTAAAACTACTGAAGAAATGTTGGAGGCGTTTGATTATCTGGGAGAAGAAGTGGCTCAGGAAGTCGTTGTGGAAAATACGCATAAAATAAGCGATATGATAGAACAGGTGCGTCCAATTCCAACTGGATTCTATCCGCCGAAAATTGATGGGGCAGAAGATGAAGTAAGGGAAATGACTTACAAGAAACTTGAGGAACTTTATGGGGAAAATATTGATGAAAGCCTGAAGGAAAGAGTGGAAAAGGAGCTTAATTCGATTATTCAAAATGGATTTGCGGTGCTTTATCTGATTGCACAGAAACTTGTGCATAAATCGGTGGACGCAGGTTATCTTGTAGGTTCACGTGGTTCGGTTGGATCTTCAATAGTTGCCTATCTTATGGGAATTACCGAAGTGAACGGACTTTATCCACATTACAGATGTCCTAAATGTAAGCATACGGAATTTATGAACGAGGAAGGAAGTGGAGTTGACTATCCTGACAAAAATTGCCCAGAATGTGGTACAAAGTATATAAAAGATGGACATGCCATCCCATTTGAAGTGTTTATGGGATTTAATGGGGATAAAGTGCCAGATATTGACTTGAACTTTTCTGGAGAATATCAAGGGGAGATTCATAAATATACAGAAGAGCTGTTTGGAAGTGACAATGTCTTTCGTGCTGGAACGATTTCTACACTTGCTGAAAAGAATGCTTTTGGGTATGTGAAAAAGTATCTTGAAGAAGTCGAAGGAACGCCTGAAATAAAGGAGAGAAAAGCAGAAGTTATGAGAATCGCAAAAGGCTGTGAAGGGGCTAGAAAAACAACTGGACAGCATCCTGGTGGAATGATAGTCGTTCCAAAGGACAAGTCAATTTACGATTTCTGTCCAATCCAGCGCCCAGCAAATGATATGAAATCAGCTTCCAAGACAACCCATTTTGATTATCACGTAATGGACGAACAGCTTGTAAAACTGGATATACTGGGACACGACGATCCGACAACGCTTAGAATTTTACAGGATTTGACAGGGGTTGATATTTATACGATTCCGCTTGATGATAAGGAAGTAATGAGTTTATTCAGCGGGACAGAAGCACTTGGTGTAACTCCAGATGAAATCGGCTCTCCGACAGGTACATCAGGAATACCTGAATTTGGAACATCTTTCGTAAAACAGATGTTAGTTGACACACGTCCAAAAACTTTTGCAGAATTAGTCAGAATTTCTGGACTTTCACACGGAACGGACGTTTGGCTGAATAATGCACAGGATTACGTAAGAAGTGGAATTGCAACCTTGAGTCAGATTATCACGGTGCGGGATGACATTATGAATAAGCTGATTGACGATGGACTTGATAAATCATTAGCCTTTTCCATAATGGAATTTGTCAGAAAAGGACAGCCTACTAAAAATCGTGAAAAGTGGCAGGAATATTCTAAAACAATGAAAGAACACGGTGTAGAGCAGTGGTATATTGATTCATGCGAAAAAATAAAATATATGTTCCCGAAAGGGCATGCGGTTGCTTACGTAATGATGGCAGTAAGAATCGCTTATTTTAAAGTGCATTATCCAATCGAATTTTACACAGCTTTCCTAAATAGAAAAGTTGGAGATTTTAAAATGACAGCAATGTTCAGACCAGTAGAAGAATTGAAACGTGCAAAAATGGAAATGGACAGAAAAGGAAACTTAAACGCTAAAGAAAAGCAAGAATTATTTTTATATGAAATTTTAATTGAAATGCACTACCGTAAAATCGAACTGGAACAAATTGACATCTATAAATCAGAAGCAAAACTTTTCACAATACAGGATGGCAAAATTAGAATGCCATTAATCGCAATGGATGGACTAGGAGATGCTGTTGCTGAAAATATTGTTTCTGAACGAAAAGTTGACTTTTTATCAATCGAAGATTTGGTAAAACGTACAAAATTGAATAAAACGATTGTGGAACTGATGAAAGAATATGGATGTTTAAAGGATTTGTCAGCAACAAATCAGCAGACATTATTTTAG
- a CDS encoding FTR1 family iron permease — translation MGRNYLNKINILLFLCFILFFTNVIAKESYSSLYIKITDTTTAIRNNNQNEAKKLFSEVRDEFKKVKNADSVKGKKVQELLNKEKSTLSEEDLREVTTALLAFEKEQNPVDDNEEKKKFQSRMNPALDVLEKAIQSKDVELMKKEYLKFNGVWTRNESFIRSRSIAYYGKVETAMSFLRSSMEMEPFDYDNTINSFNDLKSTIRDYLDGKKIENNVSSTITLKEAVDMLKDALEAFKNGNKSKGQSKVKEFIQVWPTVEGDVSTRNSALYTKVETQTPIIMVKGSEKEYQEQLQGLITELSQIDTKAQYTFIDAMFILLREGVEALLIVLALVSSLKAANQKKGLRWVYAGAAAGILASVVIAFALQALFPAVSSGTNREILEGFVGIFAVIMMIGIGFWLHSKSSLKSWQDYIDRKMDIVLSTGSFISMFVLSFLAVFREGAETILFYVGILPLISLQNLIIGIVSAILILIIIALVLIYASSKIKIHQVFFVLTWTIYFLAFKMLGTSIHMLQVVGILPLHVVHFIPTMEILGIYANMEVFISQLILIVIIVIAALIKKRKDK, via the coding sequence TTGGGCAGAAATTATTTGAATAAAATAAATATATTGCTATTTTTGTGTTTTATATTATTCTTCACAAATGTTATCGCAAAGGAAAGTTATAGCAGCCTTTATATAAAAATAACAGATACGACGACTGCAATAAGAAACAATAATCAAAATGAAGCAAAAAAACTTTTTTCCGAAGTAAGAGATGAATTTAAAAAGGTGAAAAATGCTGATTCAGTAAAAGGAAAAAAAGTACAGGAACTTTTAAACAAAGAAAAGTCCACATTGTCAGAAGAGGATCTGAGAGAAGTTACAACAGCACTATTAGCTTTTGAAAAAGAGCAGAATCCTGTTGACGATAATGAGGAAAAGAAAAAATTTCAGTCAAGAATGAATCCTGCTTTAGATGTCCTGGAAAAGGCAATTCAATCTAAAGATGTGGAACTTATGAAAAAAGAATATCTGAAATTTAATGGCGTATGGACAAGAAATGAAAGTTTTATAAGAAGTAGAAGCATTGCTTATTATGGAAAAGTAGAAACTGCAATGTCGTTTTTGAGAAGCTCTATGGAAATGGAGCCATTTGATTATGACAACACAATCAATTCTTTTAATGACTTGAAATCAACAATACGAGACTATTTAGATGGAAAGAAGATAGAAAATAATGTTTCAAGCACAATTACACTAAAAGAAGCTGTAGATATGTTGAAAGATGCGTTGGAAGCCTTTAAAAATGGAAATAAATCTAAAGGTCAGTCAAAAGTGAAAGAGTTTATTCAGGTATGGCCTACGGTTGAAGGCGATGTAAGTACGAGAAATTCGGCTTTATATACAAAAGTGGAAACGCAGACTCCAATAATCATGGTAAAAGGTAGCGAAAAAGAGTATCAGGAACAATTACAAGGATTAATTACAGAATTATCACAAATTGATACAAAAGCACAATATACGTTTATTGATGCAATGTTTATACTTCTTCGTGAAGGTGTGGAAGCACTTCTTATCGTTCTGGCATTGGTAAGCAGTCTAAAAGCTGCAAATCAGAAAAAAGGATTACGTTGGGTGTACGCAGGAGCTGCTGCTGGAATTTTGGCAAGTGTGGTAATAGCATTTGCTCTTCAGGCTTTATTTCCTGCCGTATCTTCAGGAACAAACCGTGAAATTCTGGAAGGATTTGTAGGAATTTTTGCGGTTATAATGATGATTGGGATTGGATTTTGGCTGCATAGTAAATCATCCTTGAAATCTTGGCAAGATTATATTGACAGAAAAATGGATATTGTATTAAGTACAGGAAGTTTTATTTCAATGTTTGTACTTAGTTTTCTTGCGGTATTTAGAGAAGGGGCAGAAACAATATTGTTTTATGTAGGAATTTTACCATTAATTTCATTGCAGAATTTGATTATCGGTATTGTAAGTGCGATATTGATATTAATTATAATTGCACTTGTTTTAATATACGCTTCTTCAAAAATAAAAATACATCAAGTGTTTTTTGTACTTACGTGGACAATTTATTTCCTTGCATTTAAAATGCTTGGAACAAGTATTCACATGCTGCAAGTTGTTGGGATTTTACCGTTGCACGTAGTTCATTTTATACCTACAATGGAAATTTTGGGAATTTATGCAAATATGGAAGTATTTATTAGTCAATTAATTTTAATTGTGATTATCGTGATTGCCGCATTGATAAAAAAGAGAAAAGATAAATAA
- the tatC gene encoding twin-arginine translocase subunit TatC encodes MAKIDEQTLVEHLSEFRKRLIVTIIFFIAAFLVSLLFCSDIYKLLTASFKQKLTVLGPNDILSIYLMLAGICAFSLTLPFTSYQLWAFIRPALKEKEAKAILSYVPATFILFVTGLSFGFFIVTPALLNVLLSFGNDLFNIQLTANNYLTFVLHTSLPLAVIFELPVAVAFLTSLHILTPQYLIKNRRYGYFILLVVAVVLTPADFISDLTMAAPLILLYEVSISVCKYVYKRRRDD; translated from the coding sequence ATGGCTAAAATTGACGAACAGACGCTTGTAGAACATTTGAGCGAATTTAGGAAAAGACTCATTGTTACAATTATATTTTTTATTGCGGCTTTTTTAGTAAGTTTGCTATTTTGCTCCGATATTTACAAATTACTGACAGCTTCATTCAAGCAGAAGCTCACAGTTCTTGGGCCTAATGATATTTTGAGCATTTATTTAATGCTGGCTGGAATATGTGCTTTTAGTTTGACATTGCCTTTTACAAGTTATCAGCTATGGGCTTTTATCCGTCCTGCTCTTAAGGAAAAGGAAGCTAAGGCAATTTTATCTTATGTGCCTGCAACTTTTATATTATTTGTTACAGGACTTTCTTTTGGATTTTTTATAGTAACACCTGCGTTATTAAATGTTTTACTGTCTTTTGGCAATGATTTGTTTAATATTCAGCTTACAGCAAATAATTATTTAACATTTGTATTACATACATCATTACCGCTTGCTGTAATATTTGAATTGCCTGTTGCTGTAGCATTTCTAACATCGCTGCATATCTTAACGCCGCAATATTTGATAAAAAATAGGCGATATGGCTATTTTATTTTGCTGGTAGTCGCAGTCGTTCTGACGCCAGCTGATTTTATAAGCGATTTAACGATGGCGGCACCATTGATCTTACTTTATGAAGTGAGTATTTCTGTTTGTAAATATGTCTATAAAAGAAGGAGGGATGATTAA
- a CDS encoding twin-arginine translocase TatA/TatE family subunit: MGIFRDIGAPGLIVLILGALLIFGPKRLPELGESIGKMIREFKKSVSGIESESDETKNIEDKKEDK; this comes from the coding sequence ATGGGAATTTTTAGAGATATAGGAGCGCCAGGACTAATAGTTCTTATACTTGGGGCATTACTTATTTTCGGACCAAAAAGACTGCCTGAACTGGGAGAATCCATCGGAAAAATGATTCGAGAATTTAAAAAGTCAGTTTCTGGAATTGAGTCAGAAAGTGATGAAACTAAAAATATAGAGGATAAAAAAGAAGATAAATAA
- a CDS encoding formate--tetrahydrofolate ligase gives MTDIEIAQNAKLKKIGEIAESIGLTEDDFETYGKYKAKVSLEVLKKNAGKKDGKLILMTAVTPTPPGEGKSTVTVGLTQALNKFGYKSIAALREPSLGPVFGMKGGAAGGGMSQVVPMEEINLHFTGDIHAISAAHNLISACIDNHIHFGNELDIDVNNITFKRVLDMNDRNLRSIVVGLGPKVNGVPRENSFQITVASEIMAIFCLADSITDLKERIGEIVFAYNRKGEMLKVKQLNIQGAVAALLKDAIKPNLVQTLENTPVFIHGGPFANIAHGCNSLLATKMALKLSDYVVTEAGFAADLGAEKFLDIKARLGNLEPNVIVIVATVRALKHHGGDKDLKSENIETLTKGLVNLEKHIESMQKYNLPVVVAINKFITDTDAEIQVIKDFCAKMDVEVANCEIWEKGGEGGKELVEKVMNAIEKNEKSDKKYTPLYDLNLSIQEKIEKIAKEIYGADGVNFAPKALNNIKKYVENGYDKLPICISKTQKSLSDNPNLLGRPTGFTITINEVRLSAGAGFLVAMAGEIIDMPGLPRKPAAELIDIDENGVISGLF, from the coding sequence ATGACGGATATTGAAATTGCTCAAAATGCGAAATTGAAAAAAATCGGTGAGATTGCAGAAAGTATTGGACTTACAGAGGATGATTTTGAGACGTACGGGAAGTATAAGGCTAAGGTTAGTTTGGAAGTATTGAAGAAAAATGCAGGGAAAAAAGATGGGAAATTGATTTTGATGACGGCTGTTACTCCTACGCCTCCGGGGGAAGGGAAGTCTACTGTTACTGTTGGATTGACTCAGGCGTTGAACAAGTTTGGGTATAAATCGATTGCGGCACTTAGGGAGCCGTCTTTGGGACCTGTGTTTGGTATGAAAGGTGGAGCTGCCGGTGGTGGAATGTCGCAAGTGGTGCCTATGGAAGAGATAAATTTACATTTTACAGGGGATATTCATGCAATTTCGGCTGCACATAACTTGATTTCTGCGTGTATTGACAATCATATACATTTTGGAAATGAACTTGATATTGATGTGAATAATATTACTTTTAAACGTGTGCTTGATATGAATGACAGAAATTTGAGAAGTATTGTTGTTGGGCTTGGACCAAAAGTGAATGGCGTGCCTCGTGAAAATTCGTTTCAGATAACAGTTGCTTCAGAAATTATGGCGATTTTCTGTCTTGCTGACTCTATTACTGACTTGAAGGAAAGAATTGGGGAAATAGTTTTTGCGTACAACAGAAAAGGAGAAATGCTCAAAGTTAAGCAGCTTAATATTCAAGGAGCAGTAGCGGCACTACTAAAAGATGCGATAAAGCCTAATTTGGTACAGACTTTGGAAAACACGCCTGTATTTATTCATGGTGGGCCTTTTGCAAATATTGCACATGGATGTAATTCGTTGCTGGCTACAAAAATGGCATTGAAATTGTCTGACTATGTGGTTACGGAAGCTGGATTTGCGGCTGATTTGGGGGCTGAGAAATTTTTGGATATAAAAGCTAGGCTTGGGAACTTGGAGCCAAATGTTATTGTAATCGTTGCGACAGTTCGTGCGTTAAAGCATCACGGCGGAGACAAGGATTTGAAGTCGGAAAATATTGAAACATTGACAAAAGGGCTTGTAAACCTTGAAAAACATATTGAAAGCATGCAAAAGTACAATTTGCCAGTTGTTGTGGCAATTAACAAATTTATAACTGATACTGATGCTGAAATTCAAGTGATAAAAGACTTCTGTGCAAAAATGGACGTGGAAGTTGCTAACTGCGAAATCTGGGAAAAAGGTGGAGAAGGTGGAAAAGAGCTTGTGGAAAAAGTTATGAACGCCATTGAAAAGAATGAAAAATCAGATAAAAAATACACTCCACTTTATGATTTGAACTTGTCAATTCAGGAAAAAATTGAAAAAATTGCAAAAGAAATTTACGGAGCAGATGGAGTGAACTTTGCACCAAAAGCACTTAACAATATTAAAAAATACGTAGAAAACGGCTACGACAAATTGCCAATATGTATCTCAAAAACACAAAAATCATTGTCAGACAACCCAAATCTGCTAGGACGACCAACAGGCTTCACAATTACAATCAATGAAGTAAGACTATCAGCTGGAGCAGGATTCTTAGTAGCAATGGCTGGAGAAATTATAGATATGCCGGGATTACCGAGAAAGCCAGCGGCAGAGTTAATTGACATTGATGAAAATGGAGTAATTTCAGGATTATTTTAG